From Hydra vulgaris chromosome 07, alternate assembly HydraT2T_AEP, a single genomic window includes:
- the LOC100212169 gene encoding cryptochrome DASH gives MAGFSSRKTIIYWIRNDLRLHDNECLNFACRDGSHVLPLYCFDPDHYKLTHHFGFLKTGIHRAKLILDAVSGLRTSLQKKGSNLIISKQRPKEAIEKLIFECEQTAPVTSIVFQKEIAKEETDVEESVFKVCDSKGIKVLPFWGSTLYHIEDIPFQINQIPNTYTLFRKGVEKCPVRKLNPIPDKISSLPNLENFSIGEVPLLKELGFDKNEYETDIRSVFPFNGSEVDAIKRLNEYLWGNNAILTYKETRNGLLGKDYSTKFSPWLTLGSLSPRMIYHKIKEYEEQKKIKENDSTYWVVFELIWRDYFKFICLKHGSKVFFKGGLKGGKGPWTWKQDLNLFMKWANGDTGIPFVDANMKELLATGWMSNRGRQNVASFLVKDLNLDWRMGAEWFESLLIDSDVCSNYGNWNYIAGIGNDPRSNRKFNVIKQAADYDKEGDFVRTWLPVLKKLGICHTPWRLSASELNAGGVDLGKNYPHPIIVAPEWAKHALNMNSKNCFHEHRGKQNGQKRSIDFYFKSGKTGQ, from the coding sequence ATGGCTGGGTTTTCATCCAggaaaactattatttattggaTTCGTAATGACCTGCGTTTGCATGATAATGAGTGTTTAAATTTTGCTTGTCGAGATGGCTCACATGTTTTACCACTTTACTGTTTTGACCCTGACCATTACAAGTTAACACACCATTTTGGATTCTTAAAAACTGGTATACATAGAGCAAAACTTATACTCGATGCTGTGTCCGGATTACGAAccagtttacaaaaaaaaggaaGTAATCTTATTATTTCTAAACAAAGACCAAAAGAAGccattgaaaaattaatttttgaatgtgAACAAACAGCACCAGTAACAtcaattgtttttcaaaaagaaatagCGAAAGAAGAAACAGACGTAGAAGAATCGGTTTTTAAGGTGTGTGATTCAAAAGGAATAAAAGTATTGCCTTTTTGGGGTTCTACATTGTATCATATAGAGGATATTCCAtttcaaataaatcaaattCCTAATACATACACTTTATTCAGAAAAGGTGTTGAAAAATGTCCTGTCAGAAAACTTAATCCAATACCAGACAAAATAAGTTCTTTgccaaatttagaaaatttttctaTAGGCGAAGTTCCTTTGCTTAAAGAACttggttttgataaaaatgagtATGAGACTGACATTCGATCAGTATTTCCATTTAATGGTAGTGAAGTTGATGCTATTAAACGCCTAAATGAATATTTATGGGGCAATAATGCAATACTTACTTATAAAGAAACAAGAAATGGTTTATTAGGAAAAGACTACTCTACCAAGTTCAGTCCGTGGCTGACTCTAGGAAGCTTATCTCCTAGAATGATCtatcacaaaataaaagaatacgAAGAGCAGAAAAAAATCAAGGAAAATGATTCTACTTATTGGGTTGTGTTTGAACTTATTTGGAGAgactattttaagtttatttgctTGAAGCATGGcagtaaagtattttttaaggGTGGATTAAAAGGCGGTAAAGGTCCTTGGACCTGGAAACaggatttaaatttatttatgaaatggGCTAATGGAGATACTGGTATCCCATTTGTTGATGCTAATATGAAGGAACTTTTAGCTACTGGTTGGATGTCTAATAGAGGAAGACAAAATGTTGCAAGCTTTCttgttaaagatttaaatttagattgGAGAATGGGAGCTGAGTGGTTTGAGTCACTGCTAATTGATTCAGATGTTTGTTCAAATTATGGAAATTGGAATTATATAGCTGGAATTGGAAACGATCCTCGCAGCAATCGAAAGTTTAATGTAATAAAGCAGGCTGCAGATTATGATAAAGAAGGTGATTTTGTTAGAACATGGCTacctgttttgaaaaaattaggcATTTGTCATACCCCTTGGAGATTATCTGCTTCTGAGTTAAATGCAGGTGGAGTTGATTTAGGTAAAAACTACCCACATCCAATAATAGTAGCACCTGAATGGGCGAAGCATGCATTAAACATGAacagtaaaaattgttttcatgaACATAGAGGTAAGCAAAATGGTCAAAAACGttctattgatttttattttaaatctggAAAAACTGG